A single region of the Acanthopagrus latus isolate v.2019 chromosome 11, fAcaLat1.1, whole genome shotgun sequence genome encodes:
- the rhpn1 gene encoding rhophilin-1 isoform X1, protein MEEPTTREFEMSLSDGASDDDMPLTLPPEDSHSGSIRKGCDPFAQTQRSKLQHRRARINQQINKEMRMRAGAENLFRATTNNKVKETVALELSFVNSNLQLLKEELEELNSNMEVYQTDSEAINVPMIPLGLKETKEVDFTVSIQDFICEHYGEDSSLYDKEINELMELRQAMRTPSRNQAGLELLMEYYNQMYYLDQRFFPLHRNLGVHFHWYDSLTGVPSCQHTLAFEKGSVLFNIGALYTQIGARQDRSATAGIDKAIDAFQRAAGAFNYLKENFSNAPSLDMSNPSLCMLVRLMVAQVQECVFERITLTTLDTHFTSQLHLAQEAARVSDVYLLVQQTMTQPLMKDYVPFSWASMVQVKSEHFRALSHYYAAVAHCNHMLSAEEEEGEDSEEAEKAFLQFYINVPAGPKLSQVLRDPEKRRKLGTLSSGKAHLRRAVIRHEEAMRVHSLCKILRKMDILQDVLSLTHKRSLDKYSELDREDDFDETAEAPEIQSHTHQKPDITPPNFSTVQVTDIFQKLGPLSVFCARARWGPIRVICLQRGEGGLGLTLRGDSPVLVAGVVPGGCAAEAGLREGDYIVAIDKQDCKWAKHGEVVNMLKSCSDRRVELSVVTLHSHESQVERRAIMLSHCSDKENTRQHLLGGGKGQSSASLLNWNRKKKREGSGVTKRLGSTFSLSFGSIRDAEAMY, encoded by the exons ATGGAGGAACCAACGACAAG AGAGTTTGAGATGTCCCTGTCAGATGGTGCCTCGGACGACGATATGCCCTTAACGTTACCCCCGGAGGACAGCCACAGTGGGAGCATCCGAAAG GGCTGTGATCCTTTTGCCCAGACTCAACGCAGTAAACTACAGCACCGGCGAGCTCGGATCAACCAGCAGATCAACAAGGAGATGCGCATGAGAGCCGGAGCAGAGAACCTATTTAG GGCAACGACAAACAACAAGGTGAAGGAGACTGTGGCTCTGGAGCTCAGCTTTGTCAATTCCaacctgcagctgctcaaaGAGGAGCTAGAGGAACTCAACAGCAACATGGAGGTctatcagacagacag tgaGGCCATCAATGTTCCCATGATCCCACTGGGATTAAAAGAAACCAAAGAGGTGGACTTCACAGTTTCTATCCAG GACTTCATCTGTGAGCACTACGGAGAGGACAGCTCGCTGTATGACAAAGAAATCAATGAGCTTATGGAGCTCAGACAG GCCATGCGTACACCCAGTCGTAACCAGGCTGGCCTGGAGCTACTGATGGAATACTACAATCAGATGTACTATCTGGATCAACGCTTCTTCCCCCTACACAGGAACCTTGGTGTGCACTTCCACTG GTATGACTCTCTGACAGGTGTCCCGTCCTGTCAGCATACGTTGGCCTTTGAAAAAGGAAGTGTGTTGTTCAACATTGGTGCTCTGTACACACAGATCGGAGCACGGCAGGACCGCTCTGCAACAGCTGGAATAGACAAAGCTATAGACGCCTTTCAGAGAGCCGCAG gtgcaTTTAATTACCTGAAGGAGAATTTCTCGAACGCTCCAAGCCTGGACATGAGTAATCCATCGCTCTGCATGCTGGTACGGCTCATGGTTGCCCAggtgcaggagtgtgtgtttgaacgtATCACACTCACCACGCTGGACACGCACTTCACATCTCAACTGCATCTGGCTCAGGAGGCTGCACGG GTGTCAGACGTATACTTGTTGGTACAGCAGACCATGACGCAGCCTCTGATGAAGGACTATGTGCCATTTTCTTGGGCGTCCATGGTTCAGGTCAAATCTGAACACTTTCGTGCCCTGTCACACTACTACGCTGCTGTTGCCCACTGCAACCACATGT tgtctgcagaggaggaggagggggaggataGTGAAGAAGCAGAGAAGGCTTTCCTCCAGTTTTACATCAATGTTCCTGCAGGACCAAAACTCAGCCAAGTTTTACGTGACcctgaaaaaagaagaaagcttG GGACACTGTCTTCAGGTAAAGCTCACCTGCGGCGTGCAGTCATCAGACATGAGGAGGCTATGCGTGTCCACAGTCTGTGTAAGATCCTGAGGAAGATGGACATCCTGCAGGACGTGCTGTCTCTCACGCACAAACGCTCTTTGGACAAGTACTCAGAGTTGGACAGAGAGGATGACTTTGATGAAACCGCAGAGGCTCCAGAGATACAGT CTCACACCCATCAAAAACCAGACATCACTCCACCAAACTTCTCTACAGTCCAAGTCACTGATATCTTTCAAAAACTG GGGCCTCTGTCCGTGTTCTGTGCTCGGGCTCGCTGGGGCCCCATACGAGTGATCTGCCTGCAGAGGGGAGAGGGTGGCCTGGGGCTCACACTCAGGGGGGACTCCCCCGTCCTGGTGGCTGGAGTGGTGCCTGGAGGCTGTGCAGCG gagGCGGGACTGAGGGAAGGAGACTACATTGTAGCAATAGACAAACAGGACTGTAAATGGGCCAAACATGGCGAGGTGGTCAACATGCTGAAGAGCTGCAGCGACAGAAGAGTGGAGCTCAGTGTGGTCACACTACACTCACATGAATCACAG gtagAAAGGAGAGCCATCATGCTGTCTCACTGCAGcgacaaagaaaacacacgGCAGCACCTGCTAGGTGGAGGTAAGGGCCAGAGCTCTGCCTCTTTGTTGAACtggaacaggaagaagaagagggaaggCAGTGGTGTCACCAAGAGACTAGGAAGCACTTTCAGTTTGTCATTTGGAAGCATCAGAGATGCCGAGGCCATGTATTGA
- the rhpn1 gene encoding rhophilin-1 isoform X2 has product MEEPTTREFEMSLSDGASDDDMPLTLPPEDSHSGSIRKGCDPFAQTQRSKLQHRRARINQQINKEMRMRAGAENLFRATTNNKVKETVALELSFVNSNLQLLKEELEELNSNMEVYQTDSEAINVPMIPLGLKETKEVDFTVSIQDFICEHYGEDSSLYDKEINELMELRQAMRTPSRNQAGLELLMEYYNQMYYLDQRFFPLHRNLGVHFHWYDSLTGVPSCQHTLAFEKGSVLFNIGALYTQIGARQDRSATAGIDKAIDAFQRAAGAFNYLKENFSNAPSLDMSNPSLCMLVRLMVAQVQECVFERITLTTLDTHFTSQLHLAQEAARVSDVYLLVQQTMTQPLMKDYVPFSWASMVQVKSEHFRALSHYYAAVAHCNHMLSAEEEEGEDSEEAEKAFLQFYINVPAGPKLSQVLRDPEKRRKLGKAHLRRAVIRHEEAMRVHSLCKILRKMDILQDVLSLTHKRSLDKYSELDREDDFDETAEAPEIQSHTHQKPDITPPNFSTVQVTDIFQKLGPLSVFCARARWGPIRVICLQRGEGGLGLTLRGDSPVLVAGVVPGGCAAEAGLREGDYIVAIDKQDCKWAKHGEVVNMLKSCSDRRVELSVVTLHSHESQVERRAIMLSHCSDKENTRQHLLGGGKGQSSASLLNWNRKKKREGSGVTKRLGSTFSLSFGSIRDAEAMY; this is encoded by the exons ATGGAGGAACCAACGACAAG AGAGTTTGAGATGTCCCTGTCAGATGGTGCCTCGGACGACGATATGCCCTTAACGTTACCCCCGGAGGACAGCCACAGTGGGAGCATCCGAAAG GGCTGTGATCCTTTTGCCCAGACTCAACGCAGTAAACTACAGCACCGGCGAGCTCGGATCAACCAGCAGATCAACAAGGAGATGCGCATGAGAGCCGGAGCAGAGAACCTATTTAG GGCAACGACAAACAACAAGGTGAAGGAGACTGTGGCTCTGGAGCTCAGCTTTGTCAATTCCaacctgcagctgctcaaaGAGGAGCTAGAGGAACTCAACAGCAACATGGAGGTctatcagacagacag tgaGGCCATCAATGTTCCCATGATCCCACTGGGATTAAAAGAAACCAAAGAGGTGGACTTCACAGTTTCTATCCAG GACTTCATCTGTGAGCACTACGGAGAGGACAGCTCGCTGTATGACAAAGAAATCAATGAGCTTATGGAGCTCAGACAG GCCATGCGTACACCCAGTCGTAACCAGGCTGGCCTGGAGCTACTGATGGAATACTACAATCAGATGTACTATCTGGATCAACGCTTCTTCCCCCTACACAGGAACCTTGGTGTGCACTTCCACTG GTATGACTCTCTGACAGGTGTCCCGTCCTGTCAGCATACGTTGGCCTTTGAAAAAGGAAGTGTGTTGTTCAACATTGGTGCTCTGTACACACAGATCGGAGCACGGCAGGACCGCTCTGCAACAGCTGGAATAGACAAAGCTATAGACGCCTTTCAGAGAGCCGCAG gtgcaTTTAATTACCTGAAGGAGAATTTCTCGAACGCTCCAAGCCTGGACATGAGTAATCCATCGCTCTGCATGCTGGTACGGCTCATGGTTGCCCAggtgcaggagtgtgtgtttgaacgtATCACACTCACCACGCTGGACACGCACTTCACATCTCAACTGCATCTGGCTCAGGAGGCTGCACGG GTGTCAGACGTATACTTGTTGGTACAGCAGACCATGACGCAGCCTCTGATGAAGGACTATGTGCCATTTTCTTGGGCGTCCATGGTTCAGGTCAAATCTGAACACTTTCGTGCCCTGTCACACTACTACGCTGCTGTTGCCCACTGCAACCACATGT tgtctgcagaggaggaggagggggaggataGTGAAGAAGCAGAGAAGGCTTTCCTCCAGTTTTACATCAATGTTCCTGCAGGACCAAAACTCAGCCAAGTTTTACGTGACcctgaaaaaagaagaaagcttG GTAAAGCTCACCTGCGGCGTGCAGTCATCAGACATGAGGAGGCTATGCGTGTCCACAGTCTGTGTAAGATCCTGAGGAAGATGGACATCCTGCAGGACGTGCTGTCTCTCACGCACAAACGCTCTTTGGACAAGTACTCAGAGTTGGACAGAGAGGATGACTTTGATGAAACCGCAGAGGCTCCAGAGATACAGT CTCACACCCATCAAAAACCAGACATCACTCCACCAAACTTCTCTACAGTCCAAGTCACTGATATCTTTCAAAAACTG GGGCCTCTGTCCGTGTTCTGTGCTCGGGCTCGCTGGGGCCCCATACGAGTGATCTGCCTGCAGAGGGGAGAGGGTGGCCTGGGGCTCACACTCAGGGGGGACTCCCCCGTCCTGGTGGCTGGAGTGGTGCCTGGAGGCTGTGCAGCG gagGCGGGACTGAGGGAAGGAGACTACATTGTAGCAATAGACAAACAGGACTGTAAATGGGCCAAACATGGCGAGGTGGTCAACATGCTGAAGAGCTGCAGCGACAGAAGAGTGGAGCTCAGTGTGGTCACACTACACTCACATGAATCACAG gtagAAAGGAGAGCCATCATGCTGTCTCACTGCAGcgacaaagaaaacacacgGCAGCACCTGCTAGGTGGAGGTAAGGGCCAGAGCTCTGCCTCTTTGTTGAACtggaacaggaagaagaagagggaaggCAGTGGTGTCACCAAGAGACTAGGAAGCACTTTCAGTTTGTCATTTGGAAGCATCAGAGATGCCGAGGCCATGTATTGA